AGAACAAACAAAAGCAGTTGTTAAGAAATGGGTTGACTTCTTCAAAAAATATCGTCCAATATTGGAGTCTGATCTGATTCACGTGCGTCGTCCAGATGGACGCTCCATTGATTGTGTGCTACACGCGAACGCGCAAATCAACCCGTGTGGGCTCGCGATGCTCTATAATCCTACACGGACGGGGCAGCAGATGACTTTGAAACTACCGCTCTATTATACTGGATTGTCTGAAATCGCCAAGATTCGTAAAGAAGAAGGAGAACCCAAAGCATACAAAATCGACCGTAATTACAACGTTGAAATCCCAATTAAGATGGAAGCAAAAAGCGTTAGTTATCTCGTTATTGAGTCTGAAACATAATTTCGCTCTAATTTTTCAAATGGGGGTAACAAATGAAAGTCATCCAATCAGCAAAAGCAATGTGGATATATGGAACATTGATCTGTATCAGTTTCATGATTCCATGTCTAAGTTTCGCCAAAATTGATCCGGACGCAGCTTTAGGAATATGGTTTTTTGATGAAGGTAAAGGTGGTACAGCAAAAGATTCTTCCAAAAATGGCAATGACGGCGAGATCGTTGATGCCCAATGGGTTGATGGTGAGTTCGGCAAAGCCCTAAAGTTTGACGGAGGCGGTCATGTTGCTGTCGGCGATTTTTCTGACTATGAGGATAAAGTGTCGATCATCGCTTTGATTAAAACGCCTGCAGCCCCTGCATGGTCTGACATTATCGTGGGGCCCTGCGGCGATGTTATCTTGACCTTAAGGGATCACAAATTAAATTTCGCTGGACAATGTGCACAACCGATCCCACATAATACGTGGTCTAAAACCTTGTTGAACGATGATAAATGGCATCAGATTGCAGGGACTTACGACGGTAAAAAAGTGAATGTCTATGTCGATGGTGAGTTAGAAGCATCTAATGCTGCCGCGGGTCCATTTAAAACGGGAGCTAAGTATATCGGCTCCAGAGATGACAAGCAGGAGGCTTTCACGGGGCTTATTGATGAGATCGCATTTTTCAATGTTGCACTCTCAGAAAATGATGTGAAAGCGATTGCAGACAGTGGGTTATCTATTGCCCTTGGCTTTGCAGCGGTTTCTGCTCAAGCAAAATTGACCACGACTTGGGCGAATTTAAAAATAGAACGGTAATTCACTAAGGGTATTAACTTCGGTATATAGTAAATCAACTATCCAAATGAAACCCAACGCCTCATCGCACCCCGTTGGTGAAAGTGTTGGGTTTCCCTACAAACGCCTTACATGACAGCTTCTCAAAAATACCGGTTTTTTCATACGGATGTGCCTCGTCTTCCCCGTTCAACCCAACCTACAAAAACCAGATTCTTATACCATTTCTGTTAATAAATCCCTCTTTATGTAGAATAAACTGTTAGTTTGTTCCGCATCACTGAACATTCCATGAAAACTGGTAATGTGAGATAAACATTTAGACATAGTATTATATATCGAACTCACGTTAAATAGATTTTGAAGTTTTATGATATCCCCTATAGAAGAAAATTTGCGTCGCGAAAGGGCTCTATTTTTTTTGAACAAATTCAGCCCTTATCTGCCTAATCTAATAGAGCGAAATTAGAGCGAAATATATCAAAACTTCTAACCGTTGGTGAGGAAATCCATGAAACGGCAATATTTTATCGTAGCACTTTTCGTTTGCGTGCTAATGTTTTCAGCGATAGTCGTACTAAATACTTGGACACAAGATAAATTGTCCCAAGATGAAAAACGGTTTGACCTCGACAAGAATGATGAACTCAGTGACGCTGAAAAGCAACTCATGTTTAGAGCGATGAGACTTGAAGCTGCAAGGGGAAACAAATTCAGCGAGAGCGAGATCCGTCAGATGCAAAGTGGAGAAGGGGATAGATTTCGCCGAAGAGGCGGTGGCGGTGGCAGACGCGGCTCCCGAGCACCTTCAGGCCCACGTCTCGATCCAGAGCAGATCGAATTCAAGGATGGCGCAGCCACAATTCCTGACCGCGAGACCTTCAAAAAACTATCGTATCAAGGCACAGAAGTCCGTATCGACACCCAGTTGATTGGAATTGAATTTGTAAAATTTCAGATCGAGAATACACATACGCAAAATCCACAACTTTATTTTATGAACACAGAAACCCATCGCTCACATGGTAGTTTCATGAATGCTGCTGGTCTGGGACGAGGTCAGGGGCAGATGCGGGGTGTGCTGAGTTATCGTCCACTCTCTGCCGCTCCAAATGGTGAACCCGGTGTTTATACCTTTGAATTTAATCCGAACGATGCCTTCCCTTTCGAAGAAATTAAGCTTGCTCACGATCTGCTCGTGGCGAAAATGCCGATCCTGAAAAATCGACTCGGTTATTGTCCGCTATGGGGTGCAATTGGTATTTATAACCGAGAAAAGGCACTCTACGCCGCAGCGGAGTTCCCAGTCTATTTTGAAGATGATCTGTACGAGAATATCGGTTACCTCCCGCTGAATCAGGCGGCATCGTTTGGTCGGTTACGTGTGTTGGAGTTGGATGAGCGTCCTACACCTCGGGATATCGTTATCTGCAAAACCTTACCGAACGAAATGCCGAGAGTCGCAGGAGTTATCACGGGTGTTCGGCAAACGCCGCTTTCACACGTCAATCTTCGGGCTATTCAAGACAAAGTTCCTAACGCCTTCATCGCTGAGGCATGGAAAAGCGAGAAAATCGCGCCGCTCATCGGCAAGTATGTCTACTATAAGGTGAACGCAGACGGTTTTGAAATTCGGGAGGCAACGCTCAAGGAAGTGGAACGTCATTTTGCCGATTTGCGTCCACCGAAAACCCAGAAACCTGAACGCGATCTTTCTGTCACAAAGATTTTGCCCCTTGACGACATCAAGTTCACAGACTCGGTAGGTTTCGGTGTCAAAACAGCAAATATGGCAACACTCCGCATATTCGGATTTCCTGAAGGCACGGTACCAAACGGGTTTGGCATCCCTTTTTACTTTTATGACGAATTCATGAAGCATAACGGTTTCTATGAGAAAATCGAGGCATTACTCAAGAACCAAGCGTTTCAGAGCAATTATGACACAAGGGCAGATGACCTGAAAAAGTTTAGGGACGAAATTAAGAAAGGTGAAATGCCACACTGGATGATGGACGTGCTCTCCAAACTACACAGTACCTTTCCTGAAGGTACATCCCTACGGTGCCGTTCCAGTACGAACAACGAAGACTTACCCGGTTTCAGCGGCGCAGGTTTATACGATTCTTTTACACATCACTCAGACGAGGGGCACCTCTCTGAATCGATTAAACAGGTGTTTGCCAGTCTCTGGAATTTCCGGGCGTTTGAGGCGCGTGAGTTCTATCGTATTGACCACCTCGCTACAGCTATGGCGGTGCTTGTCCATCCTAATTTCGCAAGCGAATTGGCGAATGGCGTTGCCGTCACCGACGATGTTGTCTATCAGACGATCGGGAATTATTACCTCAACACACAGGTCGGTGAGGATCTCGTGACGAACCCTGATGAGCAATCTGTTCCAGAGGAGATTTTATTGGATTGGTGGGATAGTAATAGCTATCGGGTGGTAACGACTTCCAATCGGACGACGGATGCCAAACGGATATTGACGGATGCCTACTTACGTGAACTGAATGGCTATCTTGGCACGATACATCACAAGTTCAGCCAGCTCTACGGTCCGGTTGGGCGGACAAAAGATTTCGCTATGGAAATTGAGTTCAAGATTACGCGCGAGGGCAAACTCTCAATCAAGCAAGCGAGACCTTGGGCGCAGTGAGTTTAGTTTCCGTACCCCTTGTAGGTGCGGTTAGGAAACCGCACCTATTGATAAGGTTCTAATCCGCTTGTTTTATTTTTCCCCAGAACGTGATCAATTTATCCAAGGCTGCTACGCTGAGACTCGGTGCGAATTCCTCAACGGTTGGCAGAATCGCGGGCCCCAAGCCTTCAGCAACCCCACCAACGGCATAGAGTTTATCGTCCACAGTACCAACGCCTAAGAAAACTCTCGCCGTTGGCATTTCTGGACTTTCCATCCATGTATCAGTGGCGGGTTCATATACTTCGACAGTTGCCAGCCCGGGTCCTTGCACAACAGATGTACCGCCGATGGCGTAAATTTTTGAACCTACAACCCCCACAGCCAAAGCCGTTCGGGGTGTCGGCATATCTGTTTTCTCCAACCATGTATTTGAACTCGGGTCATATTCTTGAACCGTTTCGAGTACAGGTCCTTGCACAGCAGGTGTTCCACCCATGAGATATATTTTTTCATCAAGACTCGCGGCGGCCATTCCTGAAACCGGTGTTGGCATATCTGCCTTTTGAGTCCATGTATCCGTTGCTGGATCATATTCTTCAACGGTCGGCAATACCGGTCCAACATTTTGTGCGACACCCCCAATGGCATAGATTTTACCGTCTACAGGAGTCGCGATAAAAAAAGAACGGGGTGTCGGCATATCTGCCTTCTGGGTCCACGTATCTGTCCCAGGGTCATATTCTTCAACTGTTCCGAGGGCAGGCGATTGCCCGCTCCATCCACCAATAGCGTAAATTTTCCCATCGACTACGCAGCTGACAACCCCCGCGCGTGCCGATGGCAGTGCCGCTTTCTGAATCCACTCGTCCCTACTTGGGTCGTAAGCATCAACAAAATCCACGGGTTCAGCGAGCATACCGCCGATAGTATAGACCTCGCCACCAACGGCGGTCACCGAGAAGAAAAGTCTCGGAATCGGCATATCCGCCTTTTTAATCCAGTTTTCAGCACTGCCCCTATGTATTAAAATGAAAGTAAATAGGATAGCTAGCAGCCAACTAAAATTAAAAAATGAAGATTTGTTTGATCTTATCATAAATTCTTTTTTCATTAAAATCCTTAAAATTTACGAATTCCTGAAGGGAATTCATTGGTTCGTAGACACCCACAGCGGATGCCCTGTTTGTGGACACCCACAACGGATGCCCTACAAGATGTTTAGATATTTCTAAAATTTACGGACGCTCGATAAAAAGTAAACGAAAGAAGAAGCGTTTACGGATGCCACCAATACGTCATTTTCCCAACGACAGTCCAACCGAGAAGTTTGATGCCGCCATCACGGGTATCATAATTTTGGTCAAAGACGAGATAGAAATCGCTGCCGGGACGATAGATGTAATTCACCAAAAAGTTGGCGGAGAACACATCCCTATCGGTGCTCCATTGCGTAAACAACTTCGTGAAGAGTGTCGTTGAAAAGGAATAACTAATACGACCCCCGAAGGCGTTGGCATCGAATTCTTCATCGGGTAGTGTAATTCGATTAAACTCGATAAACGGTTCTATACTCAGCTTAGCATTCGGTCTAGCAGTTGCGTCTATTGAAAATCCGCGTCTTGTACCGCTATAAAACTCACCGAGTTCCACTTGCATTCGTGCACCAATCATCCGACTGCTGCTCGTTCGTATTGAGATTTGAAACGATGTAAAACTGTAATCGTCGGCTGGAATTCTCTCTCCTTGCAGGTAAAACCCTACATCCAAATGTTCGGTTGTATTCTTGACTTCAAACCCGATATCGTCCCCCGTTTCAAACTCAAATTGCGTGTCAAAGGTTATTTCTTGGGTTTCCAACTCATTCTCTTGGGTCAGCACGAGATCGATCTCCGGTCCAATCTGAATCTCACGAATGCCAAATTTGCCGGGCCAAGGTGTATAACTCCCACCACCGCGAAAGCGACGGACATCTCTACGTTGAATATAACCGACTTCCGGATTGAAATCCTCGCCGATGTCTGTGTATGAACCGTTGACTCTAAAAAGATTCGTGCGCCAATCGCCTCCAAAGAAGAAAGCAGAGGAGTGAAACAGGTTGGTCAGCCAATCATCATCTGTAAAGGAAGCATTGCTATTTCCAGCGGTGAGTGACCACAACCCATCGATATTAATTTCTCGCGTCGGACGATAGGAAAAGTCAAGTCCTGCTGTGCGATTATATGCATCAACGTCCTGCTTATTGATAAAGATACCGCCAACAGTTGAACCCTCTAAGATGTCCCGCTTCACCCGTATCACCGAGTAATTTGTCCGTGGTTCATCGGCAGGGGGTTGACCTATCTGAAATTCATCATCCTTAAACTTGTTCGTCAATACATTCAGAATCCCTATACCGTAGGGTCCGATTTTTCCAGTCATTTTGCCGCCGCCGAGAATCGGGATTGCGTGTCCTTTTGCGAGTCCAATACGGCGGCTGTAAAAGAGCAGTAAAGGTGGTGGTCTACGGAAACTTGGACGTGGAATCCCGACATCAAAGATACTGGCACCTTCTAAAAAGAACGGACGCTGCTCAGGGAAGAAGAGACTAAAACGGGTGAGGTTTACTTGTTCCTGATCCGCTTCTACTTGAGCGAAATCGGTGTTAATAGTCAAATCAGCAGTCAAGTTCGGAGTTACCCCGTATTTAAGATCCAAGCCCCCCTTAAGAAACGCGAACGCGCTGCCACGATGGATCTGAGCTTCGCCGTACTTAATATCCAGGTTCAAGCCACCTTCACTTCCCTCAACTCCCGATGTATAACTTGCTCCGGGCAGTAGATACGATAGCAATTCCAGATGCCTTGATGGAGAAATTCCCTCTAACCCTTCAAGTGTGCCGAAATAGGCAGTGCGATACTTTGCCAGTCCGCCGTAGGTTTTGGGTGCTTCATTCCATGCCGCAATTTCTCGTTTTCGTGCAATTTCACGCCCGAAATTTAATCCCCAGCTCATGACTTCACTTTTTTCAAAGCGGAGTTGGCTGAACGGAATCGCGATTTCCACTGTCCAATTGTCGTTATTGATTCTACAACGGCACTCCCAAACAATATCCCAACTTGTATTGAGGCTACCACCACTGTTAGAGACCGCTGTGTCTTCCATTCCACCGACCGGAGTAAATCGAAAAAAAACGGCGTTGCGGCGGTCATTGTAGGTATCTAACAGCAGGAACCCGTAATCGTTGGAACGCAAACCTGAAGAATCCCGCCGCATGTCGTTAGCGACGATCTTGTCCATCTCTGAATCGAAAAAGATAAACCCGAAGTACAACTTTTTGTCATCATAAAGAATGCGTATCTCGGATTGTTCTGTTGCTGGATCACCTTGATCGGGTTGGATTTGGTATAACTGACGGATCGGTTCCACGTTTTGCCAGATAGGTTCATCAAGCACACCATCAATCTTAATTTGGTCAGAAATACGCTGCGCTGACATACGTGGTAACTCTCGTTCTGTCTGTGTCTGTGCATCCACCCTGATAGGAATGGACAGCATGCTCATCCACAGTAGCGTTAAAATTCCCACCTTTCGCCAATATTGTTGAAACTCAAAATCAATGGTAAAGTGTGACATCATAGACAAGTGCCTCCTTTTTTACCAGCTTCTGTGAGGCGGGACTATAAACGCCGCCATCAATATGGTGTCTCCTTATTATTCGCGTCTTGTAGACTACCAATGTGATAATCGAACAACTGAAGCATCGTTTTGTGATGATCGGCGGAAGCGTAGTGCTCCAATAGTGTCTTGGGACCACGATTTAAGGCGAAAATGCCGTAGTCGTTCCCATTAGGGGCGCGGGTAATCGTATGGATATGGTCTAAACCGCTCTCATGGTTAAATTCAATCCAGACGGCAGGGTTGAAAACACGGTAGTAGATTGGATCATTGATGGCGGTGCCGCCGATCCAGACGAAATAGGTATCGTCAAGTCCGGCATCGATATCCGCCATCCAGATGTCTGCAAACTCGGTTTCAAGATTGTAGACGTAAGTCTTGATAAGATTCCGAAGGTGCTCTTTTTGGGGCGCGTTCATCTCTGATGCCTTCAAGCCGTCTTCCACAAATTCGGAATAATCGTGATTCAGGAATGGATCGGTTGATCTGCCAGGCCCGACTTGAAGTCCTCGACGACCGGTTTGAATTGCTTTCGTTCTCTGGTTCTCGTCGAGACTGTTGAGTAAAGCGAAGGCGTTTCCTCTTTCATTTCCGAGGACTTGGGTACCGTTGACAGTTGCGGGTCGAGTGCCGATGAAGGCAGGGACAATCAAGACGGCATCGCCGTGTACCAAAAAATTGAGTGCCAAGTGATGACCGTCCAACTGAAATCCCCATGAACCGTCAGTCTCTGGATTTCCAAATAGAGCGATGTAATAAGGGTTTGATGCCCAGAAACTGGGGCTGATGTTGCTGATATGCGCTTCAGTCTCTTTTGTAATGAGAGAGACTTTGGTATAACCATCGTCACTCAAGAATACACTCAAAACTTCATAGAAGCGCGTCAACTGATCTATGGATAACGCATCGAAGCGAATACCACCGCGATCATCGTTCCTACCGGGTGGTGTATTCGTCCACGAATAAGATTCTTTATGCCCGAGTGGGAAAGATGCATCCGCAAGGAGTGCGCTGTCTAACGATGCCCGAAAATTTTTCATCGCATTTGCCAAAGCGACAATAGAAGGTTTTGTAGAGATCTCGGCAATCCCTTCTGTCGTTTTTTCTTTTTCAACGGTTTGTGCATCGAGGATAGTGATTGTAAGTGCTACGATACCCGCCGCTGACATCACAATCAAAGTGAGTAAAATTTTACGGAACATGGGATCCTTCCAAGTTTTTGTTATACTCAAGGCTTACGCATATTGAGCAGAAGTTATATTTAACCCCCTAAATCCCCTTATCAAGGGACTTTAAGATAGAATGTGTAAATCCTACCGAATTTACTTTTTTAACTGATGGCTGCTATTCATAACTATTCAAATGGGAATTTCTCATTAATCAGTATGAGCGGTTCTTGATTCGTGAGCACCAAGTAGGTACGACTGATAAAGGAGTCACCCTCAAGGTGTGCGATAGCAGGTGGTAAATCGATTAAAGTCTCAATACCACACCAGAGCAGTTCACGCCGAGTTTCTAAACCGCTGTGCTGCAAAAGCGTCCCTAACCCTTGTGTATTGGATTCCAAGCCATCCAAAATGGATCTTGGCAGACGTTTCGATACAATTAGCGAGTCTGCATAGGTATGAATTATCGGAGCTAATTTCTTTTGTACGGGGGTTTGGAGTATTACCTGTCGTGAGATAACTTCTTCACCGGCAGGTAGTTGAAGCCAAGGATGTTCAGTGGAGAGTATCTGTTTCTTTTGCTGTAGCAGCACAACCTTCACCGGTGCGAACGTATACGCTTCAATAAATCGCGTAACCGTCCCGTCCATAACCAGTAACCCTCGTTGGAATGGTGTGAGGCGTGCCAGATTGATTTTTCTTAAAGTTGCAGGTTTCTTGTCTTGTGCGACGAAGAGTGATTTCATGCGTGTGTTAACAAAGGTTTCCGGTTGGTCAGGTGTGTTTGTTTTCATGGTCAGAATTCTCTTTCTTTTCTCGTGGATGCATATTCACTCAGAGGCGACATGCAACATCTGGGTTTGTTATACATTTTAGACATGTAAGGGTAAAAAAGGTTCGTGGATATGCATTTGACAAATCAACCGCGAAGGTATATACTATAGACAACATTACATCTTAACAAGGTAAACGTTATGATCTCTGATGATGTTTACGCCGAAAAGCAGTAGCGGGAGATAATATAACGCAGCCACCGAGGCAATCCTGCTGTCAATGTTTGGCAAAGAATAGGGGGCATCAGAAAATGAAGTGGCTTGTTTTGTTTTTCAGTGTCGTTTGTTTCATGGGGTGTCAACCGCGGCAAGAGCCGCCGCCACAGATACCGTTTCGGTCAGACCTCGTTGAGCAGATGGCTGATGTCACAGCAGATTTTATTTTGACACCGCTACACGATGTTTTCAGTCTCAAACAACTCGCATGGTTGCAGGTGCACCGACACCAGCTCTCGGATGCTATCAATACGGAAATACGAGGGGGCTCAACGCTTGCGATTCAAATGTCGGTGTATTTACGCCTTGAGACGGCGATCCCGGTGTTGCGTAAGAAGTTGCTGACCCTGGGAAGCACCTACGGTTGGGAGGGGCCCGACTATAGCACCGAAGAACCGTTTATGTGGGAGAATCAGTATCCATACCATTGTATCTATATTTGGGCGATACAGGGCATCGCACAGGCACCCGTGGCGGAGGTTGTTAAACTCACAGACGCAGAACGCGCCGCCCTAAAAGAAAAAGCCGCTGGTGCAAGACCGGATAAATCCTTCCGCGATCCCACAACCGACGATCCTCTCGAAGAAAAAGCCGCTGGCACAAAACCCGATAATACCGCAAACGACGATCTGGTAGACGGTCATGCGTGGTGTGCGAAATGGCTTCTCACACAACTGGAGCCTGACAAAAAAGGGATTGAATGAAAAACCGTTTGTGTTTTTCAACGGTTAATTATGAGCAATAACTCTAAATATGTATGAGTGAAATTGCTAAGAATTTTATTTTATATTAACTAAGGTTTTTGATGAGGTGAAAAGTGCTTGACATTAATCAACTCTCCAGCATAGAACAAATGATTTTAGATGAACTCCGTGACCTACGAAAGACTATTACCGGAGAAACCGAAAAGCCCGAACAAAATCTCAACAACGCCATACTTGATGAGATAAATCAAAAGCTTAACAGGTTAGAGTCATTGGTAAAAACTGGAAGTCTCAGACATGAGGAGAGAACTTAACGGTTGTTTTTGTTCTGTTAAATTAGGAGGGTAATTTATTGACTTTCCTGAAGGAGATATCCTCATGTTGTATAAAATATTCGTTACACTCTTGATGTTCTCAATCCTGATGATCTGTTTAGCGCAAAATTTCACCGAAGAGGCAGCCGATACCGCGAACCCCTTTATTGCGCAGCTGTCCGAGCGACTCCGACCCGTCTGGAGTTTTGTATATTCTCCCGATGGTAAGACGCTTGTCTGTGGAAGGACGAACGGCAGTATTGCGGTCTATGATACCCAAAACGGTCAAGAAATCGCACAGCTCCGCGAACGTACCCTCAATCCCCCCAGAAGTCTTGCGTATTCTCCCGATGGTAAGACGATTGCCTGTGGAAGTTCTGATGGCTCGGTTCATCTCTACGACGCAAAGACCGCAAAACTCATCACCAAAATCGGCGGCGTGCGGATCACCCGGGAGACAACAAAAATCAGTGCAGCACAC
The Candidatus Poribacteria bacterium genome window above contains:
- a CDS encoding LamG domain-containing protein, translating into MKVIQSAKAMWIYGTLICISFMIPCLSFAKIDPDAALGIWFFDEGKGGTAKDSSKNGNDGEIVDAQWVDGEFGKALKFDGGGHVAVGDFSDYEDKVSIIALIKTPAAPAWSDIIVGPCGDVILTLRDHKLNFAGQCAQPIPHNTWSKTLLNDDKWHQIAGTYDGKKVNVYVDGELEASNAAAGPFKTGAKYIGSRDDKQEAFTGLIDEIAFFNVALSENDVKAIADSGLSIALGFAAVSAQAKLTTTWANLKIER
- a CDS encoding DUF5916 domain-containing protein is translated as MMSHFTIDFEFQQYWRKVGILTLLWMSMLSIPIRVDAQTQTERELPRMSAQRISDQIKIDGVLDEPIWQNVEPIRQLYQIQPDQGDPATEQSEIRILYDDKKLYFGFIFFDSEMDKIVANDMRRDSSGLRSNDYGFLLLDTYNDRRNAVFFRFTPVGGMEDTAVSNSGGSLNTSWDIVWECRCRINNDNWTVEIAIPFSQLRFEKSEVMSWGLNFGREIARKREIAAWNEAPKTYGGLAKYRTAYFGTLEGLEGISPSRHLELLSYLLPGASYTSGVEGSEGGLNLDIKYGEAQIHRGSAFAFLKGGLDLKYGVTPNLTADLTINTDFAQVEADQEQVNLTRFSLFFPEQRPFFLEGASIFDVGIPRPSFRRPPPLLLFYSRRIGLAKGHAIPILGGGKMTGKIGPYGIGILNVLTNKFKDDEFQIGQPPADEPRTNYSVIRVKRDILEGSTVGGIFINKQDVDAYNRTAGLDFSYRPTREINIDGLWSLTAGNSNASFTDDDWLTNLFHSSAFFFGGDWRTNLFRVNGSYTDIGEDFNPEVGYIQRRDVRRFRGGGSYTPWPGKFGIREIQIGPEIDLVLTQENELETQEITFDTQFEFETGDDIGFEVKNTTEHLDVGFYLQGERIPADDYSFTSFQISIRTSSSRMIGARMQVELGEFYSGTRRGFSIDATARPNAKLSIEPFIEFNRITLPDEEFDANAFGGRISYSFSTTLFTKLFTQWSTDRDVFSANFLVNYIYRPGSDFYLVFDQNYDTRDGGIKLLGWTVVGKMTYWWHP
- a CDS encoding DUF3500 domain-containing protein; amino-acid sequence: MFRKILLTLIVMSAAGIVALTITILDAQTVEKEKTTEGIAEISTKPSIVALANAMKNFRASLDSALLADASFPLGHKESYSWTNTPPGRNDDRGGIRFDALSIDQLTRFYEVLSVFLSDDGYTKVSLITKETEAHISNISPSFWASNPYYIALFGNPETDGSWGFQLDGHHLALNFLVHGDAVLIVPAFIGTRPATVNGTQVLGNERGNAFALLNSLDENQRTKAIQTGRRGLQVGPGRSTDPFLNHDYSEFVEDGLKASEMNAPQKEHLRNLIKTYVYNLETEFADIWMADIDAGLDDTYFVWIGGTAINDPIYYRVFNPAVWIEFNHESGLDHIHTITRAPNGNDYGIFALNRGPKTLLEHYASADHHKTMLQLFDYHIGSLQDANNKETPY
- a CDS encoding chorismate pyruvate-lyase family protein → MKTNTPDQPETFVNTRMKSLFVAQDKKPATLRKINLARLTPFQRGLLVMDGTVTRFIEAYTFAPVKVVLLQQKKQILSTEHPWLQLPAGEEVISRQVILQTPVQKKLAPIIHTYADSLIVSKRLPRSILDGLESNTQGLGTLLQHSGLETRRELLWCGIETLIDLPPAIAHLEGDSFISRTYLVLTNQEPLILINEKFPFE